Proteins encoded by one window of Hippoglossus hippoglossus isolate fHipHip1 chromosome 15, fHipHip1.pri, whole genome shotgun sequence:
- the bag2 gene encoding BAG family molecular chaperone regulator 2, translating to MAQAKIHAKMNEPLCNKFSRTLSMADRSGRLLESLDQLEMRVESLREAASAMEQERECILEMLQSVQGSQEMHNICAGEKEELNLTANRLLGRTLSVEISIGTIRNSLQEDALNKATSIIDEIVKKLLDDMDDSRQQLLALHAACVTEAPPVPIDQKFQAIVISCSLEDQKKIKRRLETLLRNVANAERNIKIMDHQKLEDSQANGGQ from the exons ATGGCTCAGGCGAAAATTCACGCAAAGATGAACGAGCCTCTGTGCAACAAGTTCAGCAGGACGCTGTCCATGGCGGATCGCTCCGGGAGACTGCTGGAAAGTTTGGATCAGCTGGAAATGAG ggTGGAGTCTTTACGTGAAGCAGCATCAGCCATGGAGCAGGAAAGGGAGTGCATCCTGGAAATGCTCCAGTCTGTACAGGGCAGTCAAGAAATGCACAACATCTGCGCCG GGGAGAAAGAAGAATTAAACTTAACCGCGAACCGTCTACTTGGCCGGACGCTGTCTGTGGAGATCTCCATTGGCACAATCAGAAACTCCCTGCAGGAGGACGCACTGAACAAGGCCACGTCTATAATCGACGAAATCGTGAAAAAGTTGCTGGATGACATGGACGACAGCCGCCAGCAGCTGCTAGCCCTGCATGCGGCCTGCGTGACCGAGGCGCCGCCCGTCCCCATTGACCAAAAGTTCCAGGCCATTGTGATCAGCTGTTCTCTGGAGGACCAGAAGAAGATCAAGCGGAGGCTGGAGACCCTGCTGAGGAACGTTGCAAATGCTGAAAGGAACATCAAGATCATGGATCACCAAAAACTGGAGGACTCACAAGCCAATGGCGGTCAATAA
- the rab23 gene encoding ras-related protein Rab-23 gives MLEEDMEVAIKVVVVGNGAVGKSSMIQRYCKGIFTKDYKKTIGVDFLERQIDVNDEEVRLMLWDTAGQEEFDAITKAYYRGAQACVLVFSTTDRESFQAIDSWREKVEAEVGDIPTVLVQNKIDLLEETVINNEEAEGLAKRLKLRFYRTSVKEDLNVNEVFKYLAEKYLQRLKQQTAEETDVVHSTSNKIGVFNTTSSNVSNQNSSNGREVITLRPNKQRTKKSKNPFGSCSLL, from the exons ATGTTGGAGGAGGACATGGAAGTGGCCATCAAAGTGGTTGTGGTTGGCAACGGAGCCGTTGGCAAATCCAGTATGATCCAACGTTACTGCAAAGGCATCTTCACCAAGGACTACAAAAAGACAATCGGAGTGGACTTTCTGGAAAGACAGATCGA TGTCAATGACGAAGAGGTCCGACTAATGCTTTGGGACACAGCTGGGCAGGAGGAGTTTGACGCCATCACCAAGGCCTATTATCGTG GTGCACAAGCATGTGTGCTGGTTTTCTCTACCACCGACAGGGAGTCTTTTCAGGCTATCGACAGCTGGAGGGAGAAAGTGGAAGCAGAGGTTGGAGACATTCCCACAGTTCTAGTGCAGAACAAAATCGACCTCCTAGAAGAGACTGTTATAAATaa TGAGGAGGCAGAAGGTTTGGCAAAAAGACTCAAACTGAGATTTTATCGCACTTCAGTAAAAGAGGACCTTAATGTTAACGAGG tttttaaatacTTAGCTGAAAAGTATCTCCAACGACTcaagcagcaaacagcagaggagacagatgtGGTCCATTCAACAAGCAATAAAATAG GTGTTTTTAATACCACAAGTAGTAATGTCAGCAACCAGAACTCCAGCAACGGTAGAGAAGTCATCACTTTGCGACCTAACAAACAACGGACCAAGAAGAGTAAAAATCCTTTTGGAAGTTGCAGCCTACTCTAG